The nucleotide window AATAGATTCAACCAATCCAGGCCGGTCTTTTCCCATAAAAGTGATTACTAAATGCATGTTCATAATTTATACCGTTGAAAGAGGAATCACTCCAATTCCAATTACTCAACATGGCAATAAAAACACAGTACCTATAATGGGAGTGTCCTGATATTCCCATTGACCCTGTACACCCGGACAACCCTAATGCGTTCATGCCATATTGGGGTGAATCCTGGTCATTAATAAGCGCAGTTTTTTGGGCTATAGCTGTTGTATTGTTTCGCGTAGCGGTTAAAGGGATTCCTCCGATTGAAATGAGTCTTTTTAAGAACACATTTGCGCTTATTCTTTTCATCGCCACATGGCTGCTATTTCAAGAACAAGACGTTGAAACCAATCTGAGTAACAAGGATCTCCTGGTTCTTGTTTCTGCCGGTGGAATAGGAATCGCTTTGGGAGATACACTCTTCATGTACGCGCTCAACATCCTGGGCGCCGGAAGGAATGCTATCTTGAGCTGTCTATTTAGCCCTTTTGTTATCCTCTTATCCGTGTTGTTCCTAAAGGAAGAATTTTCTGTTTTTCAAGCTCTTGGGTTCATACTTATTTTGAGCGGCATCTTGTTGGCAGTGTATCAAAAATCTTCTGACATTGTTTCAAAAAGAAATAGAATAGTTGGAACCATTGTCGGGATTTTTGCGGTGTTTTGCATGGCAACCGGTATGGTGATAACGAAGCCCATTCTTAATGAAGCGCCGCCTGCTTATGTTTCTTGTTTTCGACTCGCTGGAGGACTATTGGGAGTGGTTTTGTTCACGATTGCAAGCGGCCGGATAAGAACTTCCATCCGCATATTCAAAGGCCCCCTACCTTGGAAGATCATGCTTCTGGGAGCTTTTATCGGCACTTATCTAGCCTTATTTACATGGATAGTCGGGTTCAAACATACGTCTACCTCGGTCGCTTCTATCCTAAACCAGACTTCAGTATTTTTCATTATTATCCTTGCGGTTCCTATTCTTAAAGAACGGCTTTCACTTATGAAAATTGCGGGAGCTAGCTTGGGATTTTTAGGGGTAACATTAATTTTGTACCATGCGTGATTCTATAGAACTCCCATTTTGTCCGCGATGCGGTGCAAAGACATTTGATAGCGGATCTTTCAAGCCGTGGCTTTGCAATTCGTGCGATTTCAAATTTTACCCAAACGTGGCAGCAGCTGCCGGGGTTTTTATTTTAAACGACGATAATGAAGTCCTTTTCAACCTACGCGCTCATGATCCAGGCAAAGGGAAACTGGGACTTCCTGGTGGATTTATAGATGCCAACGAATCGGCCGAAGACGGTGTACATCGCGAAGTAAAAGAAGAAGTTGGCCTGGTAATAGATGAGCTAAAATACATTTGCAGCTTCCCAAACCAATACTTTTACGGCGGAATCTGTTACAATACCCTGGACCTGTTTTACACCGCAAAAGCTTGCTCCGAAATTATCGAAACGGATCCCACGGAAGTTTCCGCAACTTATTGGCGAAACCCACATACTGTTTCGCCAGATGATATGGCCTTTCCATCCTACAGACACGCACTAAAAGTCCTGCTTAGGACTCAAAGCATTTAGCAGGAGAATTACCTCCAACTTAAAAGCAATCTAGTATAGTAAGTTGTATCTAATTCCTCAAGACCTGCAACCGGCTCCGAATTGTAATCGTTGCTTATGCCAATTCTCAATTTCCAGAATTCACCCGTACCTACGGGGAGGTCAAAAGAAGATTCATGATAAACCCGGAAATTCCCAAAGTCTTCGAATGAAGGATTGTAGGTGACCAGATTGTTCATCGATCCCCACCCGAGATCTTTAAAATGAATAAGGGCCAAGTCCAAACCAGGAGACTCAACATCTGTTCCATTCTGAAAGCTTTCAAATCGATAGGCGAGACCACCGCGGAACTCAAGCTTCTGGTCGTCCTTACGAATCACATGTTTGCCGATACCAAAGGCCGCCGTAGTTCTTATATCCAACAACTCGATATCGTCTTTTTCCAATTCACCTCTGGCATACCATGAAAGACTATCACTGAAAAATGACGAATAATCTATTCCACCCTTTATCTCATCTGAGGTGGTGTTGCCGTTTTCCTCAGCGATATCAGCAGACATATAAAAACCGAGCCTGTCCTTTTTGCTTTCAAGGACGGCACTGGCCCCAATCCCGGTAGCCGTTCGGTCAGAATTCCCAGACTTACCACTTATATCAACACTGGCATCGAACTTCCATTTGCGCTCGTTTGCAGCGACCTCTGCTTTATGAGCCTTTTCTATTGGACTATCCTCTCCCGGTTGCCACGCGGCAGTCACATTGCTTACAGAAGTTTCGAAAGTGCCTCCATTAGCAGCAATCTTAATCGAGTCTCCAGAACCAGCAACGGTACCTTTAAAAGTGTTTCCTCCATCAGTGGATACATTGATCGTTTCTTCAGACGAGAAAACAATGACTTCAGATTGCTTGATAGAAATCTCACCTGCATAAGACGTCTCAACCTTGATGACTCCTGCTTCAATTGAGAGGATTTTTCCGTTTATTACAGACCCGTCTCTGGTTTCAATTTTGCCTGCAGATAACAGGTTAACGGATACAGTTCCGAAAAGGCTAATCAAGAGCCATGTGCGTACAAACGCAGTTAAGAAAATACCTTCTTTCATAATGATAGGATGTTGGATGCTAGGCAATAAGGTTAGCAGAAATGCAAGAGAGTGATAGAGTCGCGATAAATTCAAGCAAGTAAAAATTCT belongs to Verrucomicrobiota bacterium and includes:
- a CDS encoding NUDIX domain-containing protein, translating into MRDSIELPFCPRCGAKTFDSGSFKPWLCNSCDFKFYPNVAAAAGVFILNDDNEVLFNLRAHDPGKGKLGLPGGFIDANESAEDGVHREVKEEVGLVIDELKYICSFPNQYFYGGICYNTLDLFYTAKACSEIIETDPTEVSATYWRNPHTVSPDDMAFPSYRHALKVLLRTQSI
- a CDS encoding DUF481 domain-containing protein; the encoded protein is MKEGIFLTAFVRTWLLISLFGTVSVNLLSAGKIETRDGSVINGKILSIEAGVIKVETSYAGEISIKQSEVIVFSSEETINVSTDGGNTFKGTVAGSGDSIKIAANGGTFETSVSNVTAAWQPGEDSPIEKAHKAEVAANERKWKFDASVDISGKSGNSDRTATGIGASAVLESKKDRLGFYMSADIAEENGNTTSDEIKGGIDYSSFFSDSLSWYARGELEKDDIELLDIRTTAAFGIGKHVIRKDDQKLEFRGGLAYRFESFQNGTDVESPGLDLALIHFKDLGWGSMNNLVTYNPSFEDFGNFRVYHESSFDLPVGTGEFWKLRIGISNDYNSEPVAGLEELDTTYYTRLLLSWR
- a CDS encoding DMT family transporter, translating into MPYWGESWSLISAVFWAIAVVLFRVAVKGIPPIEMSLFKNTFALILFIATWLLFQEQDVETNLSNKDLLVLVSAGGIGIALGDTLFMYALNILGAGRNAILSCLFSPFVILLSVLFLKEEFSVFQALGFILILSGILLAVYQKSSDIVSKRNRIVGTIVGIFAVFCMATGMVITKPILNEAPPAYVSCFRLAGGLLGVVLFTIASGRIRTSIRIFKGPLPWKIMLLGAFIGTYLALFTWIVGFKHTSTSVASILNQTSVFFIIILAVPILKERLSLMKIAGASLGFLGVTLILYHA